The window CCGAGCGGGTCAATCAGGCGATGACGCTGCGTGGATTCCATGGTAGATTTTACAGCTTGAATGAAAAGTCCTGTTCCAGATCAGATCTGGTCTTTGTAGTTGCTATGATCTTCGTCGCCGCCGGACTCGGCTCGTTTGAGCTGCTTGTGTTGTAGTTGCCAATCTTCCTCAAGGACACCCCTGATATGAAACAACCGGCAATCCTCACCCTTCGGGATATAACTTTTTGCCATTCCATACAATCGACCCCGGTTCTTGACGACTTCAACATGGAGTTTCGCCAAGGGCAGCGGCTGGGCCTGATCGGGCCTAACGGTTGCGGCAAAACAACCCTATTTCATATCATCATGGGTTTACACGAACCCACCTCGGGGTCAATTCTTTTTCGCGGTAAAGAACTCTCCGACAAAAAGGATTTCGATATTCTACGCAAAGAGATTGGCCTGCTCTTTCAGGATGCCGATGATCAGCTTTTTTCCCCGACTGTCCTCGAAGATATCGCCTTTGGCCCGCTCAACCTGGGTGCAACCCCGCAAGAGGCGAAGGATATCGCCGTCCGCACATTAAATAACCTCGGCCTCGATGATTTCGCCAATCGCATTACCCATCAGCTCTCCGGCGGTGAGAAAAAACTTGTCTCGCTGGCAACCATCCTCGCCATGGAGCCCAAGGCTGTTCTGCTTGATGAACCGACCAACAATCTCGACCCCGCGACCCGCCACAAGCTTATCCACATTCTGCGGGATCTCGATGTCGCCTATATCATCATTTCACATGATTGGGATTTTCTCTCGGACACCTGCGACGACATCTACTCCATGCAGAACG of the Desulfosediminicola ganghwensis genome contains:
- a CDS encoding energy-coupling factor ABC transporter ATP-binding protein, yielding MKQPAILTLRDITFCHSIQSTPVLDDFNMEFRQGQRLGLIGPNGCGKTTLFHIIMGLHEPTSGSILFRGKELSDKKDFDILRKEIGLLFQDADDQLFSPTVLEDIAFGPLNLGATPQEAKDIAVRTLNNLGLDDFANRITHQLSGGEKKLVSLATILAMEPKAVLLDEPTNNLDPATRHKLIHILRDLDVAYIIISHDWDFLSDTCDDIYSMQNGKVTDCGKAHLHNHSHAHAHGEQPHRHGHGRA